The nucleotide window ATAGGTGATCTGAAAAATGGTAAATTGATTCTGCATTAAGTTAATACTATTGGTTTAAGTTAAGTTAAACCTCACAAGATGGttgataaaaaataagttattaaatCCAGTGGAAGGTTTAAGCCAATATGggtaaaaatatgtacattcaCATTAGTTTTTGATGCATGTAATTGCGactatttttttaacaagaaatgTATACAAGTAAGTAGTTTGTTTAGCCACTAGATGACAGTATATTACTGCAAGTTGAAAGGCGTGTGTGGCGGTGTGGCatagatgtttatattttacattttcttgaacAAAACTTGAATTTTCCTCAAGCTTTGGCCTCTTAATATTTGCAGATGCTTTTGGGTAGGTGgctgcatttgtatttaatgaCTAATAATGTgctctgcttttttgtttggatttggcttccatttttatttttgagtctTTTAAACCCCACAAAGCTTGTctgtgcttttttctttttttattttagatttgtgtAACTTAACAAATGTTGAATTTACATTTACTTgctttgtttcctttatttttaatttttttagttaacaACAGGGGTACCAAAGCTGGTATTAAATGCTCAGGAAAAGATTAAAGCATTAAAGGATCACGGTGGAGACAGCTAGCACGTAGATCATGAGCTGCATAGTGAGATAGTCTGTTGTGGTAACATAAGATGGCAACCACTTGTCATACTTCAGCCCACTTGGGATAAAGTTAGTAGCACAACTGCAAAAGGATGcacaactgttttctttttttatgcattatgGGTGTTTGGAGAAAAGAGAATCAAATTCAGTAGGTctccaaacaaaacatgaaaaggcCTGGAGAAGTCTGATCTTTACAGGTGCTGTCAAGTGCTGAGACGAGTCTTCtcttgtcacttttattttagcCAAAGATTGTAATTCTAGTTCAGTCTGTCCAAAATAATTGGTACTGAAGTCTTAAACTTaatttttgtgaatttaaaatCCTGGTGTAAAGTTCTGTTTAGAGACAAGAAGCTTTTCTTCCAAACAAACCCTTCTTGTTTACTCTCTTTCTATAGTTACTGTCAAAGAcctcaacattttaaatgctatATAAACTCCATAGAGCATCAGATGGATTTTAGGTATTTTGCACACATTGTACCTAGAATTAGTTTAAACCTATTGAGGAATATGAACTAACTGTTATAATCTGCTGTGTAAACTTACGAAATAAAAGAATGTATGTGGTCTTTCTTTTTGCAATGACTGTGTTTGCAAAAAGATTCACATTCATCCTAGTATTTAATGGTGATCCTTACTTCAAATCAAAAGCTGTGTATATAAGTGAGCTATACTTAGGGGAATTTTTAAGTGATACCATCTTTATCTGTTTCTGAGAGTTGGTGTTTGTTGACGTGTGTGGTTGAAAAAATGTGCAGACTGGCTGGTGTGTGTAAGCTAGCTAAATCTCCTTTGTTGGATGATGACTAAGAATTTGGCACGTTGCTAAAAGCTCTGTCAGTCAACACTGTTGTGATGGAGGGGAATGTTCCCACAAAAGCCTGGAACAATAAAGTAAGCTCCGCTCTAGATGTGGATCCTTGTTCCAAATATTCCATGAAGTTTCACATCCAGCCTCAAGGTGTGCTCATTCAGACAGTAGGATGTGATTTGCTgttcaaaatgttaaactttatttgtagGTCCTTAATTGTTGGCCTTTTTCCTGGATTTTTATGGTTATCACCATAAATCAATCCACTGTCAAAAGGTTTTAATTGGATCAATATTGTGGTGTATTTCAGAAACTATTGCTGGTTGGATGATGAATACAGAGAAACTCTCTAAatcctatttttttccccaagtctTGCATCAGtatttgttaaattttgcaaacaaaacttttcaagAAAGAGTGAATGATTACTGATGTACAAAGGACGTAAAGTCCAATCAAGTCATTGAAGTACATCTGTATCAGTAACAAAAGaagctgctgaaaatgtgaagACTAGTCTTTGTTCAAGCTTGAGTAGCCACGCAATTGGTTTGTTTAATCAACAAATAGCAATTAGTGTAGGCAGTGGTCTGCACACTGTGTCCAGTGGTAGCACGACAAACTGAagactgaaagaaatttaaataagtaaataaaagaagcattcttgcaaattattaatttatttattttttgcagggAATTTTGCCCATTTCTATTTTGcattatgttttcagttttctttgtatAATCGTCACCAAACCTCTGTAGACAACAGCATCAAACAATATCTATAGGTATTGTTTGAGGATTGGACTGTTGGACATACAGATgtatctcaataaattagattatcatctaaaaacaaatttagtaATTTAAGTCAAAGGCTGTGTACTTGTCTGTTGTGTATGTATCATTTTCTaccacattttctttctactaCTCAACGTTTCCTTAATATGTTTATATGCTACAGTTTGTTTACAGTCAAATTCTTTAGCAATGATTAGTTGGATTACTATGTAAGCCAATGACAGGTCAGGTTGAAAGTCTTCCCCATGGTTGCATAGACTATGggatatttatattattaatgttgtacCTGCCTGTTTAGGAAAGTTactaattaaatcattttttacatgttttctgtctctcttttttcttattacttggagaaaataaatcaactggTTCTCTCATCAGTGATTTCCAAGTTTGCATATTAACAACGCATACAATTTTCATCAGTCTGAATGTAAATGATTTGTAGCTCTCCAGATGTATTAGAACAAaatttgtctgtgttttgtccctctgttttgtttcatttagccAAGGGAAGCCCAGGAAAACTCACGTCAGCCATGttctggaaacatttacaaaaaacactATTTGGCTTGCTTGGCATCACATGTACACAGCCTTACTCCCTGCTTTGTGGACTCTTGATATTTTTCTGTAGAATTTGTCACGCTGCCTTTTGGTCAGGAAGGATGCAGAGTGAATGAAAGGATAGAAAGGCCTTGTTTTACTTTGCCCATGCTGATAGAAGGGAAGGAGTCGATGTGAGAATTTAGCTGTAGCTTCCGCCAATGTTCCGCCATAAATGGATCTGAAGTGAACTTTAATGGGCGGGGACCTTGCTGTCCATCAATTCATGCTAGAACAGTcaaaaaattgaagaaattgGCTTTTATACCGTAATCTGCAAATTCTCCACTGGATCCAAATTCATTCACTCCGGAGTCATGATTATGGCAGAATTCAGTCAACACTGGCAAGCATGGAATCTTGGTCCCCACACATTCTGGCCCCAATGATCAAAGTGCCTTTGATCAAAGGTTTTATATAACAAGTATCATACAAATGGATTTTATTCTAAACGTTCACTTTTGTATCAGATGACTAGAACAAAGTATCTGTAATGCTCCTGTTAGTAATGAAGCCAAACACTGCACAGCTCTGAGTCTTTTGCCCTTCCCCTGCACCAGAGCTACATTAAATTTAGAGTCCATTAGTTAGTTTGAAACTGTTAACGCTATAGCTTTGTGGATCCGTTGTCCATCTGGTGGTTAACTGAACCTTCATATATCACAGCGTAAAAGGAAATTACTTACAAAAGAGTGGGGAGCTCAAGAAGAACAAATAAACCATGAATTATTATAGATGCAGTGTACATTTCTCTTGTGCCATTTGGTCCATTTCCAGATGTGCTTAGGTGGTTTCCCCTGACTCACCAAGAATGCCCCCTAATTTAGACATcctggaagaagaaagaagccAAGCACAGATTAGGAGCTGTGCAAGTCTGTAACCTTCAGAGGAAACAGCCGGAAAGTTGGACTGATGGCATAAAGAAAGTATACAGGGTTGTTTCTCTACTTACAGTCTTTAATGCAACACTAATTATCTGCAGAATACTACTCTGCAGGATGCCAGCTTGTCTGGAGTTTAGTAGCTGTAGGAACATGATTTAGACTTATAGTGATGACACAAGTGTTATTGTGTACTTTCAACTAAAAGTAGGACAAGAtgtgaatttacattttaactgttttatttaattatactgcaatgaaaacacagttGCCTCCCTACaaatttcttcaatttttttgtcatactaaaatgtttcagagcaCACTGCCACACGAAGGGCTGTATACCACCATCTAAAAATATCTGTATGACAACATTCTAAAGAAATTAGGGTACAGAAGAGAGACAAAGTCATTGATGCCCATCAGTCTGGAAAAGGTTACAAATCTACATCTAAAACCTCTGAACCTCAGAGAAACAGTTATCCATatagaaaaaacatggaacctgaAGAAGAATATCCATCAGTTTTTGATGTGAAGGTTTGGTGCATGTTTGGTGCATGTTTGGTCCACTTGGGGCAAAGATCTGGAGTACACCAGCAAGTCCACTTGTAGTTTCATCAAAGTTTGAACTTAAATCTAACTATATGACCTTAAATAGTTTGTCCATGTTCGAAATCCCTCCTGTGCcgataaactgaaacaaatctgCAAACTAGAGTTTTCCAGAATTCCCTCACAGCAATTTAAAAGACTCATTACCAATAGTTAGTTACTAATTCTTGATAGTAGTTGTTGCTACCACAGGTGGCAGAACCAGTTGAtgtaggcctgtcgcgataaaatcgtacgataaattaaatctatcaacgtcattttaattatcggctttatctctcttccagcctttttctctttctgttgatgacactgaatgaaaaaaaggctcaactccgctgctctccactgaccctcccttcctcgtttccttagtgtaatgtccagtgcACACTACACGATTTTAGAATTGTcagccgattgtcggcccattttcaaaacctgagaccacacattagccgacagaaatcctaggtatagtGGTTCGATCACGTGCGATCGTCccatgtggtgtccaacaataagcacaaaataatggctacaagtccagttaactcattttaaaaccatacctctagtgtcagcgtaacgtcctgactgaatgaaaatcattatagcctatttatgtcatgttaacgaagaacagttgaaaagttacctggttcatcaactgcgtagcaattttgctccaactcctaccctcgtcatttctgtattctttgcacgaaatgttttaaaaacattaatgttgtttccgcATTATGTCCGCTGGACTCCGCTGGacccaatgtccgctggacttcgggttgcgccgtgctagctgtttgggattcccctctgtaattggCTACCTGTCGCATTCAAAAGGCtgcgttaacgctcccagtcgggaaaacccctgatttagatccaGCGGCCACAACGATCTGCAGTAACACACCgcacaatcttagaacgatcaccATTCTAAGATTGTTGTAAGAAGAAATGTATGTGTGAACTAACATAATATTGTGAACTGTTGTatcaggtagtcggatgtgcccatcaacacttcaaaataaaaagggttggaaaataaaatcaatacttcagaataatgattttgaaaaacataacagcatttcttcaaatcttcattgtagtaagatcatgtatgtttttcttgtatTGACAAAGATGCAAACTTCTctatggctggttagctcagctggtagGATAGTGATACttataaagccaaggtcatgggttcaatacccacactggccaattgaAACATAAATTCTTTCAGTAAATCAGCTCTTCAAAGTAGCAGGAGGCttcaaattaaaccataattcatgttcattttgaaaaaccttagaatttcactgcttttgtcaagattaTGTAagattttcttacattgatgataactcaacattatgtgtggctggttagctcagctggtcagagtagggtacttatAATACCAAGGTCATGGGTCCAATCCCCCCACTagccaactgaaatataaagttttcagGAAATCTACACTTTAAAATAGCAGGGGCTGTatattatgcacattgattttgaaaaacaatagattatgagctctttactcaaatcttcattgtggtaagaccatgtaagttttcttaaatccatggaaactcaacattatgagttaccaTGTATTTAAGAAAACCCTGTCCAGCTggggttagctcagctggacgaGGTGTGGCGCTAATAACGCtgaggtaagtggttcaatccccttactggtcaatggaaagaTATTGTGTTTCACAcaagcaatatttcaaaattaagaagggtggaaaataaaatcaacacttcaaaataaaaatggctgaaaaataaaattaattcatcaaaataaaatattgctggaaaacacacctttaagcatgttgattttgaaaaacataacagcatttcttgaaaataaaatcaacacttcgaaataaaaaatggctataaaataaaataggttcaattttttgtttttataaatattctgCAAGGTTGTTGTGAATAGCTTTTCTCTTTATAAATCATCATTGCAAACTGGACTTTGCATTTACTCCTagtgatctgaaacatttacttagtatgacaaaaaagcaaaaagagaagaagtcTTTTCCACAGCATTGCAGAATTTCCACTTCATCATTATGTTTACATTGCAagtgtgtttgtatttcatAGGGTTTATGCCAGGCAAAATCGACCAGAGGAGGCATTAAGCCAGTGTGAGAAGTCTTTGGACCTACTGAAGAATTGCAATAAGCATGAGAGGATGTGTGCTGTTTATAAAGACATGGCTACCATCGAACAGGATAGAGATCACTTGGACAAAGCTATAGACTATCTCTCCAAGGTTAGTGAACTTTCTTTGGTCCCTTTTAGAACTTTGCCAACCGTTGTTACATAATTACCCTTCTTATTTGGTGGTTAGTGATCTGTCTTGTTTCACTTGGTTGTTTCTGCTAGGCTCATACCATAGCTATGAGTCACAGTCCAGAGGGTCTGGAGGGAGCTCAGATCTCCCACAGCCTGGCCATGATCCTTTCTGCTGCACCAGACCAACATCACAATGGTGAGTGTGTTGATAGAAACTAGCTAGGTCTGTCAGAAGGGAAGGACTCAATGAGGCTAATTAGAATTTGAATATAACTGATTTCTCGATATGGCAAGTTCTTTAAGATGATTTTATAAATTAAGCATCAGCTCGAAATGAACATCAAGCCATATGAACCTAGAGCGTATTTATAGAAGGTTCTAAGTGaacccagaaaaataaaataattataaaaagaacattttaaaaaaatctttaaatatttagaggGATACTTCTCTGCTATAAAGAAGAACGCTTTAACTGTCTTAATTCAGAGTTTTCTTTAAGAACTTTTCATgtaacctgttttttttctttgataagTAGCCTATCAAAATTTCTTATAAGTAGGCAGAGTTTGTCTGCTGAGGGTTATCTGCATTACCTTCTGTCTTAAACTGAATAACATTGTATGTTCTGAGAAATATTTTGATCAGTCAGTTAGATTTTAGTTTGCACTCCTTTAAAATTCCTCCATTGTTTGTGTTGAGAGACCCCAGCTGTGAGAGGCATGGTTTGCTGCTGACTTAAAGGCAAATGCAATGTGAAGTCTAACATCTGAAATGATGGGGGGGGGGTATGTTGTTGAAAAATCATATTTGTCTTGATACAATGATATTGGATGCTTATGCTAGGATTCAAACTGCAAATCAGAGATTCTCCAAGCTGATGACTTGAATGTCTTGTTTACTCCATGTTGCTGTAGAAACTGTGGGCCACTATTTTGAGCAAAGTCTACGTGCTTACAGGAACTCTGTAGGTCCACTCGATCCAGCTTTTCTTGCTGCCCAGGATGACTTCTGTCGATATCTCTTGATTAATGGACAAGAGGAGGTTAGAAACGGTTTCCCAACATATCACCCTTTTCACTCAAATAGTACAACACCATAACACTTTGTAAAACATACAGAATAATCCTCCATCTGCAATTTTGATACATGCAGTGCTGTGAAAAGTATTTACCCCTTACaaatttcatctgtttttcgGATTATTTGTCACACTGATATATTGTTGGTcatttaacaaattttactaTCAAATAGGTcatttgaataaatacaaaatgttgtaTTCAATTGACTGTGTCATTTATCAAGTCAAAAGCTATGCAAGCTATTTCAAATGTTGTTCTCTACCCTTTTGCAACATCCTGGGTGAATAGTTGATGGGCTATTGGAGTAAATAAGTCGTAAGCCACAGGGTCCTCATTGTTCCATGTGTTCCCTCTGTTTAGTTTTCATTATAGTTTCTTGAAGTTCCAAAGCCTCACAATTGGCTTTCTATTCATTTTCAGACTGATGGATGTCTATGACTGTTTTTCAAATACTCTTTAAATTGGGGCATGATGTGTTACATTTTAAGAGCTTTTGGACTTCTTCCTGTTatcaaacaagttttatttaagtgatttctttAGTTTTCCAATAGGAAATAGGCCCATGCGTTGGTGGTGAAACTGAATCACAAACTTGTTGATCACAGTTACTCCATAATTCAACAAGAGGAGATGGTTTCAAAAGATTTTCCCtctatttttcttaataaattgAATcacaatttgaaaaatgttgtattttatgCTTATGTTTAACTTGTACAATATCAACAGAAATGTGTGGAGATCCAGAGAGCCTCCCTTGAGTCTAAAATATCTACATTTGGTGACCTGAGCTCTGAGGTAGCAGAGACTCTTCAGCTGATTGGAAGTGTGGAAATGACTAAGGGCTGGGTGAACCAAGCCCACAGGACCATGACAAAGGTAACCATGTGACACAATGCATACAATTTATGCagaattgtttttcttgttaagATAGAAGATGACATAGAAGGTATATACGAGAATGTTATAATTACTGTCATCAAATATGACGACATTTGTATAAACATCGATTGATTAAAGGACAAGAGTCTGCttgtttaaacacatttaaaccaGTGAGACAATGACAAGCCAGTCCAGAATACACACAAAGAGTCCCTCTCATTTTGAGACAAGCTATTTCTACTGTCTCTGAAGAGCTGAATGTTATCAGAGTTACAGGCTAATCTTGGAAGAGGGCAGTGTGCAGAGCCAACTTCCCTGGTGTAAAATATCACACAGAgtgactttgtttttcctcagtcTAGATAGAAATTGACAGATCGGCCACAGAAGTTCAATGGCAGATTGCTATCTGCTGCAAATTGATCCCAACTCGATCAGTCccctgaaacaaaacaacattcctGAGTTATTGTGCATATTTCCATAAATAcctacatatttttattaatttaatcaatctttatttatatgtaaaatagtttaatttacTTCATATTATGTAATgaatggtgttattttttgcaTATGGCATGGCTGCAGATTTTCCCTATGAGCTCACTTGTCCCATCATGGTTAAGCTTCCTAAAGGACCTTATATGATTCTTGTAAGAACTTGCCTCTCAGTGAAGCACCCCAGTTgctatgttgttttgttgttgctatCTGAGCAGAGAGGGGGTCCAAGAATGACAGGGTAGATCAAGGCTCACTCTGTCTCCCCCACGTCGAAGTTGTAACCTTTCTGAAAGTAACCCACAGCGGATATGTCAGCAGGAATTATTTTCCAATGCTGTCATCATGAAACCGCTTCCAGTCTGATTGAGTAACTTGCTTTTGCAAAGGAATTCTGGCCTATACAGTGGACAGAATGCAAGAGAacttctaaaaacaaagaacaatgGCTCATACAGACACAAAGTTGACTCCACCTCCTTCCTCCTGTGCAGTATTGCTGAAAAAAACAGCCTTCCATTACATCAACCTTAGCAAcagtaaaaacattcaaaaggcCAGATGGATCTCTTCCAGATTAACACTGTTTTGCTTTCTCCAGTACAGAGGGGAGCTTTTCCCTCCCTCTTTCCTGGTTTGAAACATTTGCTTCTTGTTATTTCTAATGATTGCAGAAAAGAGAGTCAAGTTTTTTCATCATGTCAGTGTATTTTATCATATTCATatgttttaacttttctctACTTTCAATTTGCTAAAAGACTATGGCATTACAGATTTGGACAATAATACCTctggttttttgggggtttttttttagtgttctGCCAGATTGTGTACCGACAGAAAAATGTGGCTGTCTCAACCTTTACTCTCTCTACCCTTAAGATTATCGAAGTGCTATCAGTAACAAGATGACAGATCCATCTTGTTTCATTTGACTCTCCGAGTGGCCAGCACAGGTGTTATGTAAACTTCGGACAGCTACAGGGGTTATTTCGGTATGTTTAGTACTTCCAGTATGTTGCTAGGATGTCAGTTTATTTCCATCCAGATTGAgttgcactttttattttctacctaCTTATATCACTgtcattgttttatgtttcaatttTAGTGCTTGGATGTACACAACTTGCTGTACGGTCCTCAGCACAAGAAATCAAAAGCAGTCCAGAAAGCTGTGAACATGTTGGCAAGGTAACCCCTGGAGACGAAGATTAATTTACTGCTAAACTGTGTaaaattttaagacatttcaaaCATGATTAAAGGGCATATATCATcatgttttcaacttttgtttttggctaTGTTCAGCCATTAAGCTCCCAATGGTATTGTTGCTctccaaaattaagaaaatctttcaaaagcatgagaagaaaaacaactatcTCATGGCAGCCAAGAACGGAGTCAGAAGTTTCCAAAGAGAGATTGTGTTAGGTTTGGAAGGCTGAATGCAGGCATTGATACATAAtgaacaagacaaaaaatactgaTGGTAACAttctgaacataaaagtaaattcataaaattaaaatatgtatagTAAGTAATCAAATGACAAGAACAAAAGGGACAATAAAAGTTATGAGACATGTTCTATGAGTGTAGTCGATTTGATACTTGAAAAACCATCAGTGACCTAAGGGATTTAAAAATGGTGAGCCTAATCTGTTGTGCTAGCATTCAGAAAATGTAGTTTAGATTCCTATTCTGACCTGCATTATTACTTTGGTGTGCAACAGCCTCCTatttcttcactttcttttcCCAAGATCAGTTTAGACATCACTGTATGAACATTTCTTAATAAAGTACCAAATATTTATTGGAGTGTCCTAGTTTTTAACATGACTATATGATAATGCCTTCTTTTAGTAGGCAtacattttactcatttaaaaaaagttcaactttaaAAGAGTTTAACTGAgattcattcatgttttaaagtgGACATCATGGTCTTAAGTCCTTCCTTTTCACTTGTAAATCATGTACTTATGGTCTATATAAAGCAATACTGCAATGCTTTAGTGTGAATTCCTCGTTATTGTAGCTCTATAGACCCTTGGTTTACCCCTATTCTGAGGTGTGTTTAGTCAACTcatttttctgtgatttctttttttcttttttttttatgaaaatgaaacacTTCATATGCTGCACTTCTAGACACTCAAagcatacaaaaaaattatttaaggaCTGAAAAGTGGATTTAGCTTGATTTTTTCCCTTTAAGGTTTTCTGACTCTAAAGTATGCTGTTATGTACCCTTTAAtgttaataattttatgttagTGTATCAACTATGTAATGTTTGCTTTTCAGGGCACCTGAAGTGGTTAAGAGACAACtgcaaagaagaagacagacaAAATTAGACAGATTTCCAGTTATACCATCCAGTGGTGAAAATGATAACTCTACATTTGATGCTTGAAATCTCATTCTTCCCCATTTCTTTACCTTTGGACAAGGTTAATATGGTACCCCTAAAGGTTTGAGCCAGTAGATAATacaattgtttgtattttgttaattaaacttttatttgctATTATTATGTAAGCAATTAGTTTGTCTGGCCTATTATGTgtatttactgaaaaataatacacacaaaacattccaacaatatatatattttaatattgttaagATATTCATCAATGAAATGCAGAAAGCCCCATTAGCCAAAACAGTTGTGTCATTTGTTtatcagaaatcaataaaatgaaatacatataattttgtttgttcCACATTCATTAAACATTGACTCATATCCTCTTTATAAATCAATAGATTTTTCATATATTAATCTCagtgaataaaatgtgttggcACATTGTATCCAGATACCAGTTTGCATGAAGATGTATTCcaaatttataaatgttaatagagaaaataacaaatctTATTTTCTCTAACAGATAAGTGTGTTTATGCTAAATATCTCATGTCTGTCCTACATAACAGAATGAcaaattgttattttgtgaATGAATTGCTGTATAAAGTGTAATAATCAAACGtgctgaaaatgtctgaaacaaataaacagactGAATGCATTGCAGACTAATTCTACCTTGGCAAACAGCACACAAGACAACAACCCCTTGTGAACATTCAATGCCACTAAGCTGATGATCCAAAAATAGTCCTGAACACTCTTAGGTCAGAGCAAAACCGAATCTCTCATGCCAACACTGTGATACCTAACAAATATGCACAAACATACACAATATGTCTCATAACCATATTATCACCATTGCTGAAACATTGGAATTTTT belongs to Gambusia affinis linkage group LG08, SWU_Gaff_1.0, whole genome shotgun sequence and includes:
- the ttc23 gene encoding tetratricopeptide repeat protein 23 isoform X2; its protein translation is MEDDEAEIKERNNSSTASLESNESTNSGRFSDRPTEVKYDKDEFLMMSPEEKLKHFRCRAQTNEDNQKFDACIQDLVRCVALTQLVCGDKQLKLAQAHARLAKAYFQFKGWGLQALEHLGVAKELLLFRSSVSAYSEDEKLEVLACHLSVHLTKGGASLLTDNLEEAVSSFQEADKVLMELYQHGVMNLEEKIKTQLEITSGLCRVYARQNRPEEALSQCEKSLDLLKNCNKHERMCAVYKDMATIEQDRDHLDKAIDYLSKAHTIAMSHSPEGLEGAQISHSLAMILSAAPDQHHNETVGHYFEQSLRAYRNSVGPLDPAFLAAQDDFCRYLLINGQEEKCVEIQRASLESKISTFGDLSSEVAETLQLIGSVEMTKGWVNQAHRTMTKCLDVHNLLYGPQHKKSKAVQKAVNMLARAPEVVKRQLQRRRQTKLDRFPVIPSSGENDNSTFDA
- the ttc23 gene encoding tetratricopeptide repeat protein 23 isoform X1; the encoded protein is MVVFRANGRLNKYGKISGNSPLRSLESNESTNSGRFSDRPTEVKYDKDEFLMMSPEEKLKHFRCRAQTNEDNQKFDACIQDLVRCVALTQLVCGDKQLKLAQAHARLAKAYFQFKGWGLQALEHLGVAKELLLFRSSVSAYSEDEKLEVLACHLSVHLTKGGASLLTDNLEEAVSSFQEADKVLMELYQHGVMNLEEKIKTQLEITSGLCRVYARQNRPEEALSQCEKSLDLLKNCNKHERMCAVYKDMATIEQDRDHLDKAIDYLSKAHTIAMSHSPEGLEGAQISHSLAMILSAAPDQHHNETVGHYFEQSLRAYRNSVGPLDPAFLAAQDDFCRYLLINGQEEKCVEIQRASLESKISTFGDLSSEVAETLQLIGSVEMTKGWVNQAHRTMTKCLDVHNLLYGPQHKKSKAVQKAVNMLARAPEVVKRQLQRRRQTKLDRFPVIPSSGENDNSTFDA